The following coding sequences lie in one Enterococcus sp. 9E7_DIV0242 genomic window:
- a CDS encoding sugar O-acetyltransferase — MRTEKERMLAGDLYLANNEELRADFRRSRQLTRLFNHTTEEQIDYRKQLLKELFEKTGEELYIEPPFHCDYGCHISVGENFYANFDCIILDVGKVKIGKNVMFAPRVGVYTAGHPIDAEVRVRGLEFGTAVTIGDNVWVGANAVINPGVTIGSNVVIGSGSVVTKDIPDNVVAAGNPCRVLREITESDKTYWTQLETAYHKEQGSDVDVE, encoded by the coding sequence ATGCGAACTGAAAAGGAACGGATGCTGGCAGGAGACCTCTATCTTGCCAATAATGAAGAACTGAGAGCGGATTTTCGACGCTCACGTCAGCTGACACGCTTGTTTAATCACACAACGGAGGAACAAATCGATTACCGCAAACAGCTGTTGAAGGAGTTGTTTGAGAAAACCGGGGAAGAGTTGTACATCGAACCACCATTTCACTGTGATTACGGCTGTCATATCAGCGTAGGTGAAAATTTTTATGCGAACTTTGATTGCATCATTTTAGATGTTGGAAAAGTGAAGATTGGGAAAAATGTTATGTTTGCGCCACGTGTTGGGGTTTATACGGCAGGACACCCGATTGATGCAGAGGTGCGAGTCCGTGGCTTGGAATTCGGAACAGCGGTAACGATTGGGGACAATGTCTGGGTTGGTGCTAACGCGGTAATCAATCCAGGTGTAACGATCGGCAGCAATGTGGTCATTGGTTCCGGTTCTGTTGTCACAAAAGATATTCCGGATAATGTTGTCGCGGCTGGAAATCCGTGCCGTGTTTTACGAGAAATCACTGAGTCAGACAAAACGTATTGGACACAACTGGAGACGGCGTACCATAAAGAACAAGGTTCAGACGTTGATGTAGAGTAA
- a CDS encoding MFS transporter — translation MTEYTRNNLIFSGFIIITISANYLLGSIAIYGAAAFTEFHAVELFGNLIIVEALARSVSLLLSGRLGEWLGRKKLFLLSTVVFGVMIAVSASAPSAMFFMWSRGIASFFWGLFQANIFTMVSERFDEEEYPVRVGWLQTVGSLILLIGPVICGVLIQQFSWRVSLLSVLPLFLVSLLLIGSFFPSQRDQHHTLAPSKNRQLDKKNGLIQLLSKKHFIIMVLITFLYTCMSTSGNYIPLFAQTILNASPTISSLILIPCNLLVMFFSNMTGRYIAKNGFPKRLIVFMAGVGLIGSFLYTLTLFSPTYVIIILSTATVGSGFGMSQVLPIAFVQRYTEKELVAEGTSFILFIQGFSSVIAGVVYSAAMNSQGMPFALSTAVVYGVVLILLTTRMYREPEKRYEGCKEEKNQIENECPEEETR, via the coding sequence ATGACAGAATATACAAGAAATAATCTGATTTTTTCAGGCTTCATCATCATTACGATCAGCGCCAATTATTTATTAGGAAGTATAGCGATCTACGGGGCAGCGGCCTTTACAGAGTTTCATGCAGTAGAGCTGTTTGGAAATCTAATCATCGTAGAAGCTTTGGCAAGAAGTGTCTCTTTGCTTCTCTCCGGTCGCTTGGGTGAATGGCTTGGACGAAAAAAACTATTTTTGCTGAGTACGGTTGTTTTCGGAGTAATGATAGCCGTCTCTGCTTCGGCTCCATCGGCGATGTTTTTCATGTGGAGCCGCGGCATTGCCAGTTTTTTCTGGGGACTGTTTCAGGCCAATATTTTTACAATGGTTAGTGAACGTTTTGATGAAGAGGAGTACCCCGTACGTGTCGGTTGGTTACAGACTGTCGGTTCGTTGATTTTACTGATAGGGCCAGTTATCTGTGGTGTATTGATTCAACAATTCAGCTGGCGGGTGTCTCTACTTAGTGTCTTACCACTATTTCTAGTCAGTTTACTTTTGATCGGCAGTTTTTTTCCAAGCCAACGAGACCAGCACCACACACTCGCTCCATCAAAAAACAGACAGCTGGATAAAAAGAACGGGCTTATTCAGCTGCTTTCAAAAAAGCATTTTATTATTATGGTTCTAATTACTTTTTTATATACATGTATGTCAACAAGCGGGAACTACATTCCTCTCTTTGCGCAGACGATACTGAATGCCAGTCCGACGATCAGCTCATTGATCCTTATACCATGTAATTTATTGGTCATGTTCTTTTCAAATATGACCGGACGTTATATTGCTAAGAATGGCTTTCCAAAACGCCTGATTGTTTTCATGGCAGGAGTTGGCTTGATCGGCAGTTTTCTCTATACGCTGACGTTGTTCTCACCAACGTATGTGATCATCATTTTATCGACAGCAACAGTCGGATCAGGCTTTGGAATGTCACAGGTCTTGCCGATCGCATTTGTTCAGCGATATACAGAAAAAGAACTGGTTGCAGAGGGAACATCGTTTATCCTTTTCATTCAAGGTTTTTCTTCGGTCATTGCCGGTGTGGTCTATTCAGCAGCCATGAACAGTCAGGGGATGCCCTTTGCCTTATCGACTGCCGTCGTTTATGGTGTAGTATTGATTTTGCTTACAACACGAATGTATAGAGAGCCTGAGAAAAGATATGAAGGATGTAAGGAAGAAAAGAATCAAATTGAAAATGAATGTCCTGAGGAGGAAACACGATGA
- a CDS encoding Cof-type HAD-IIB family hydrolase yields MNKVKMIAVDMDGTFLNSQNDYDRAMFQELYQKMQEQGVKFVVASGNQYYQLKSFFPEIEKELSFVAENGAYIVHEDKEVACGKIELETIHEILDILGKYDEVHTILCGRDSAYVNKREPQEFIDHGSIYYYRLKKVDDLYKVDQDTLFKFALTVPVEKVEEILDSLNKELGDKITPVSSGHGDIDLIIPGVHKANGLTKLQELWGIKAEEVAAFGDSGNDLEMLKHAGFSYAMGNAHPKIKEAAKEIIATNNENGVLKQIALLLEEG; encoded by the coding sequence ATGAATAAAGTAAAAATGATAGCAGTAGATATGGATGGTACGTTTTTAAATAGTCAAAATGACTATGATCGAGCAATGTTTCAAGAGTTGTATCAAAAAATGCAGGAGCAAGGGGTGAAATTTGTCGTAGCCAGCGGCAATCAATATTATCAGTTAAAGTCATTTTTCCCTGAAATTGAGAAAGAGCTGTCCTTTGTAGCGGAAAATGGTGCGTATATTGTGCATGAAGACAAAGAAGTAGCCTGCGGTAAAATCGAGCTGGAAACGATCCATGAAATTTTAGATATTCTAGGAAAATACGACGAGGTGCACACCATTCTTTGTGGAAGAGATAGTGCCTATGTCAATAAGCGTGAACCACAGGAATTTATCGATCATGGCAGTATCTACTATTATCGCTTGAAAAAGGTCGATGATTTGTACAAAGTAGATCAGGACACTTTATTCAAATTTGCTTTGACTGTTCCTGTCGAGAAAGTAGAAGAAATTTTGGATAGCTTGAACAAGGAGTTAGGCGATAAAATCACACCTGTATCAAGTGGACATGGCGACATCGACTTGATTATCCCAGGCGTTCATAAGGCCAATGGCTTGACGAAGCTGCAAGAGCTTTGGGGGATCAAAGCGGAAGAAGTAGCTGCCTTTGGCGACAGCGGCAACGATCTGGAAATGCTGAAGCATGCCGGATTTAGCTATGCCATGGGCAATGCGCATCCAAAAATCAAAGAAGCGGCCAAAGAAATCATTGCAACGAACAATGAAAATGGTGTGCTAAAACAGATTGCTCTTTTACTCGAAGAAGGATAG
- a CDS encoding 2-isopropylmalate synthase, with protein sequence MAIIQFFDTTLRDGEQTPGVNFNTKEKVQIAMQLEKWGIDTIEAGFPIASEGDFEAVQAIAQAAKRMTVAGLARCQKKDIDRAHEALKEAVHPQIHVFLATSPVHMEYKLKMTPDEVIASITEHVSYAKSKFDKVQFSPEDATRTEKNFLLKAVQTAIDAGATIINIPDTVGYSNPTEYGLLFKYLIENITSQEEIIFSSHCHDDLGMATANALAAIENGAKRVEGTVNGIGERAGNTALEEVALALHIRKDFYQADSNIVLNETKRTSDLVSHLSGVAVPRNKAIIGANAYAHESGIHQDGVLKNPDTYEIITPSLVGVNTNSLPLGKLSGRHAFSTKMEELGYQLNEEEIKIAFKRFKALADKKKQVTDEDLIALMIGQSQETEEICRLERVQLQYVSDGSQGAIVSMKTDKEETKTESAIGSGSIQAIYNSIDKIMAQQPELKQYAIKAITGGEDAQAEVYVTVQDRETRQQFNGTGIDFDVLQASAKAYVQASERFKKEMERSK encoded by the coding sequence ATGGCAATCATTCAATTTTTTGATACGACATTGAGAGATGGGGAACAGACCCCCGGCGTCAATTTTAATACGAAGGAAAAAGTACAGATAGCCATGCAGCTGGAAAAATGGGGTATCGATACAATCGAAGCGGGTTTCCCCATCGCTTCTGAAGGAGACTTTGAGGCGGTACAAGCGATTGCTCAAGCGGCAAAACGAATGACCGTTGCAGGACTGGCACGCTGTCAGAAAAAAGATATCGATCGTGCCCACGAAGCGTTGAAAGAGGCGGTTCACCCACAGATTCATGTCTTTCTGGCGACCAGCCCAGTCCATATGGAATACAAGCTGAAAATGACACCGGATGAGGTGATTGCTTCTATTACAGAGCATGTCAGCTATGCCAAATCAAAATTTGATAAGGTGCAGTTTTCACCGGAGGATGCGACACGGACAGAAAAGAACTTTCTATTAAAAGCAGTTCAAACAGCCATTGATGCTGGAGCAACGATCATCAATATTCCCGATACTGTAGGCTATTCCAATCCGACAGAGTACGGTTTGCTGTTCAAATACCTGATCGAAAATATCACGAGTCAGGAAGAAATCATTTTCTCTTCACATTGTCATGATGATCTGGGCATGGCAACAGCCAACGCACTAGCAGCAATCGAAAATGGAGCAAAACGAGTAGAGGGCACGGTGAACGGAATTGGCGAACGTGCCGGGAACACCGCCCTAGAAGAAGTTGCATTGGCGCTTCATATTCGCAAAGATTTTTATCAGGCAGACAGCAACATCGTTTTGAATGAAACGAAACGCACCAGCGATTTGGTCAGTCATTTGTCTGGCGTGGCCGTTCCAAGAAACAAGGCAATCATAGGAGCCAATGCCTATGCCCATGAATCAGGCATTCATCAGGATGGCGTATTAAAAAATCCAGATACCTATGAAATCATCACACCTTCACTGGTTGGGGTCAATACAAACTCACTACCTTTGGGTAAGCTATCTGGACGTCATGCCTTCTCTACAAAAATGGAGGAGCTTGGCTATCAGCTAAATGAAGAAGAAATCAAAATAGCCTTTAAACGATTCAAAGCGTTGGCCGATAAAAAGAAACAGGTCACGGATGAAGACTTGATTGCTTTGATGATTGGTCAGTCACAGGAAACTGAAGAAATTTGCCGCTTGGAACGTGTCCAGCTGCAATATGTATCTGATGGCAGTCAAGGGGCGATCGTATCGATGAAGACAGACAAAGAGGAAACAAAAACCGAATCAGCGATCGGCTCGGGGAGTATCCAAGCAATTTATAATTCAATCGATAAAATCATGGCGCAGCAACCGGAACTGAAGCAATATGCAATAAAAGCAATCACCGGCGGGGAAGATGCGCAGGCAGAGGTGTACGTCACTGTACAGGATCGTGAGACGAGACAACAATTCAACGGCACAGGCATCGATTTTGATGTACTGCAGGCATCGGCCAAGGCTTATGTACAAGCTAGTGAACGATTCAAAAAAGAAATGGAGCGAAGCAAATGA
- the leuB gene encoding 3-isopropylmalate dehydrogenase: MTKRIIALPGDGIGKEIMDSTLTILSEIMVQEELDFDIQEYPFGGAGIDSEGDPLPERTLKACKEADAILLGAIGGPKWDKAPKRPEQGLLGLRKALGLFANIRPISVPDAVVHLSPLKEENVKGVDFIVVRELTGGIYFGEKKLAEDQASDLCTYTKAEIQRILRKAFEIARTRNKKVTSVDKANVLSTSKLWRQTAEEVAQEYPDCTLEHQLVDSAAMVMITRPKDFDVIVTENLFGDILSDEASVIPGSLGMMPSASHSENGPSLYEPIHGSAPDIAGQDIANPMSMILSTAMMLRQSFGLEETAQRIERSCDCVMKAGVLTKDLGGNAGTQEFTEAVLKELK; this comes from the coding sequence ATGACAAAACGAATTATCGCATTGCCGGGAGATGGCATCGGCAAAGAAATCATGGACAGTACCTTGACAATTTTATCAGAAATCATGGTTCAGGAGGAGCTGGATTTTGACATTCAGGAATACCCGTTTGGCGGAGCAGGGATCGATAGTGAGGGTGATCCCTTACCGGAAAGAACCTTGAAGGCCTGTAAAGAGGCAGATGCCATTCTCTTAGGAGCAATTGGCGGACCGAAGTGGGATAAAGCACCGAAACGACCGGAGCAAGGACTTTTAGGCTTGAGAAAAGCGTTGGGCTTGTTTGCGAATATTCGTCCCATCAGTGTGCCGGATGCGGTCGTCCATTTATCGCCTCTAAAGGAAGAAAATGTCAAAGGTGTAGACTTTATCGTTGTGCGTGAGTTGACAGGAGGTATCTATTTTGGAGAAAAAAAACTGGCTGAAGATCAAGCTTCTGATTTGTGTACCTATACGAAAGCGGAAATTCAACGAATCCTTCGTAAGGCATTTGAAATTGCTCGAACAAGAAATAAAAAAGTGACCTCTGTTGATAAAGCAAATGTCCTGTCGACCAGTAAGCTATGGCGACAAACAGCGGAAGAAGTTGCACAGGAATACCCAGACTGCACGCTAGAGCATCAGCTGGTCGATTCAGCCGCAATGGTTATGATCACACGACCTAAGGACTTTGATGTGATCGTAACAGAAAACCTGTTTGGTGACATCCTAAGTGATGAAGCCTCCGTTATTCCCGGTTCACTGGGGATGATGCCAAGTGCCAGCCATAGTGAAAACGGGCCGTCCCTTTACGAGCCGATCCATGGTTCAGCACCAGATATTGCCGGACAGGATATTGCAAACCCGATGTCGATGATTTTGTCCACAGCAATGATGTTGCGACAATCATTTGGGCTAGAAGAAACAGCACAGAGAATCGAAAGATCCTGTGACTGTGTGATGAAGGCAGGCGTTTTAACAAAAGATCTAGGTGGAAATGCAGGAACTCAGGAATTTACAGAAGCGGTACTTAAGGAATTGAAGTAG
- the leuC gene encoding 3-isopropylmalate dehydratase large subunit — translation MGKTLFDKLWERHVVSGEEGEPQLLYVDLHLIHEVTSPQAFEGLREAGRKVRRPEKTFGTMDHNVPTKDIFNITDLVAKKQIEALKKNCDEFGITLCENGSERQGIVHMVGPETGLTQPGKIIVCGDSHTATHGAFGALAFGIGTSEVEHVFATQCIWQRKPKSMGVKISGKLAKGVYAKDIILALIAKYGVDFGVGYAVEFYGDTIEALSMEERMTICNMAIEGGAKMGMMAPDEKTYEYVRGREYAPEDMDAAIANWQTLPSDPDATYEANLELNADELVPFVTWGTNPEMGIPVTGTFPEIKDMNDERAYNYMDLQPGQRPSDIEVGYVFIGSCTNGRLSDLEEAANVVRGKQVKDGVTAIVVPGSRPVRKAAEKIGLDKIFKEAGFEWREPGCSMCLGMNPDQVPAGVHCASTSNRNFEGRQGKGARTHLCSPAMAAAAALNGTFIDIREELGA, via the coding sequence ATGGGAAAAACTTTGTTTGATAAGCTGTGGGAACGCCACGTTGTTTCAGGAGAAGAGGGAGAGCCGCAGCTGTTGTATGTGGATCTTCACTTGATTCATGAGGTAACATCGCCACAAGCATTTGAAGGACTACGCGAAGCGGGAAGAAAGGTACGAAGACCGGAGAAGACCTTTGGTACGATGGACCACAATGTACCGACAAAGGATATCTTCAATATCACGGATCTGGTAGCGAAAAAGCAAATCGAAGCCTTGAAGAAAAACTGTGACGAATTTGGTATTACACTATGTGAAAATGGCAGTGAGCGCCAAGGGATCGTCCATATGGTCGGTCCGGAAACAGGCTTGACACAGCCAGGAAAAATTATCGTCTGCGGGGATTCTCATACAGCAACACATGGGGCTTTCGGTGCGTTGGCGTTTGGCATCGGAACCAGTGAAGTGGAGCACGTTTTTGCGACACAGTGTATTTGGCAGCGTAAACCAAAAAGCATGGGTGTAAAAATTAGCGGCAAGCTGGCAAAAGGTGTATATGCAAAGGACATCATTCTGGCGCTGATTGCTAAATATGGCGTTGACTTCGGTGTTGGCTATGCGGTGGAATTCTACGGCGACACGATCGAAGCTCTATCTATGGAAGAACGCATGACGATCTGCAATATGGCGATCGAAGGCGGCGCAAAGATGGGCATGATGGCTCCTGATGAAAAGACCTATGAGTATGTTCGAGGACGTGAATATGCCCCTGAGGATATGGACGCAGCAATCGCCAATTGGCAAACTCTACCAAGCGATCCCGATGCGACCTATGAAGCTAATCTTGAGCTGAATGCAGATGAGCTGGTACCGTTTGTTACATGGGGCACCAACCCTGAAATGGGGATTCCTGTGACTGGAACCTTCCCGGAAATCAAAGATATGAACGATGAACGAGCATACAACTATATGGATCTGCAGCCGGGGCAACGCCCTTCGGACATTGAAGTGGGCTATGTCTTTATTGGCTCCTGTACCAACGGCCGCTTGTCTGATCTAGAAGAAGCGGCAAATGTTGTACGTGGTAAGCAGGTCAAGGACGGCGTCACAGCAATCGTCGTACCCGGCTCAAGACCCGTACGTAAAGCTGCCGAGAAAATTGGACTGGATAAAATTTTTAAAGAAGCAGGCTTTGAGTGGCGAGAGCCCGGGTGTTCGATGTGTCTGGGCATGAATCCTGACCAAGTACCGGCAGGCGTTCACTGTGCATCAACGTCTAACCGAAACTTCGAAGGACGTCAGGGCAAAGGGGCACGCACTCACCTGTGCAGTCCGGCAATGGCCGCTGCAGCAGCATTGAACGGAACATTTATTGATATCAGAGAGGAGCTGGGCGCATAA
- the leuD gene encoding 3-isopropylmalate dehydratase small subunit — MQAFTQHTGTTVPLMNDNIDTDQIIPKSFLKRIEKTGFGEFLFDEWRYLPDRSLNPDFILNEPQYQGAEFLISGDNFGSGSSREHAAWALADYGFRAVIAGSFSDIFYMNATKNGLLPIVLPLEARQKLAALPADQAITVDLPNQQVIADGETYEFEIDGTWKHKLVNGLDDIAITLEYADAIGEYEGK; from the coding sequence ATGCAAGCATTCACACAGCACACAGGAACGACCGTTCCATTGATGAACGACAACATAGATACGGATCAGATCATCCCAAAATCATTTCTAAAAAGAATCGAAAAGACAGGCTTCGGCGAATTCCTATTTGACGAATGGCGCTACCTGCCGGATCGCTCGCTCAATCCGGATTTCATCCTAAATGAGCCACAATACCAAGGCGCCGAATTCCTAATCTCCGGCGACAACTTCGGCTCCGGCTCCTCACGTGAGCACGCCGCTTGGGCACTCGCCGACTACGGTTTCCGTGCCGTCATCGCCGGCAGCTTCAGCGACATCTTCTACATGAACGCCACCAAGAACGGCCTACTGCCTATTGTGCTTCCATTGGAAGCACGTCAGAAGCTGGCGGCTCTGCCGGCAGACCAAGCAATCACGGTTGATTTGCCAAATCAACAGGTGATTGCGGATGGCGAAACATACGAGTTTGAGATTGATGGAACATGGAAGCATAAGCTGGTTAATGGGCTGGATGATATTGCTATAACACTGGAGTATGCCGATGCTATTGGGGAGTATGAGGGGAAATAA
- a CDS encoding DUF262 domain-containing protein has translation MERNDLDVKDIDEIMRENLKIDDDVKSVRSIFLNERSRKRIDYKPYFQREYVWDKEKATYFIESIILGTEIPPIVFFKVKNISEVIDGRQRYETIYRFISDKLVLEKKGLKTLKSLAGKKFSELTPEIRETFKETKIRTLNFSVVNEPNLDEASEDKIKKEIFRRYNSGISPLKKHEIDRAEYIDDRLTIILKNELENDQLLFENMKILFLPKRSEKIRKRDQINVLLSKIRTLLVLPKLPMINYASQNSKNEVIQDFYYYFFDDANYNDEIVKIREIISRILKLKKYIENHGKFHFFNLQFYETCYWGISVLDQNEIKINDIDLKNLAELIFKSNDDRLIWKDIEEEYRAIELIFDPNNTYFRQSIVSRYTFMKNSLEMLFPVDLEINLKNKELFPKVINSKDIQNDQFKKYKLHKVDPYSVTIYDILDDIKRNKFLIRPEYQRSETGNANTSSYLLESVLLGIKIPPLFIFNRKDKVKEVIDGQQRLLTFLGFLGESYINENGEEEFSKKHKFKLSNLKIMSELNGKNIDTIDIRDSLVQAEESYKDKILDFPLSVVEIDEEQNESFDKIDLFLRLNTKPYPIAKNSFEMWNAYIRKDLTQKIKSIAINYKEIILRRSNKRMKNEEMITSLAYLDYETKTSSEDISALLNIYIRNNRVCARIKGKGKITKLLKEITGTEITEFFESINSVNLFFEKVDYLIDHKEKEFIKLFSILKKSNSSLRSDQNFYFLWIMLRNLPLDKIKENKQQYLSLLLENNQYLQNFYSEEIGDVELLIDRISMK, from the coding sequence ATGGAGAGAAATGATTTAGACGTAAAAGATATAGATGAAATAATGAGAGAAAATTTAAAGATAGATGATGATGTAAAAAGCGTAAGATCAATATTTCTAAATGAGCGTTCTAGAAAAAGAATTGATTATAAACCGTATTTTCAAAGAGAATATGTCTGGGATAAAGAGAAAGCCACTTATTTTATTGAAAGTATAATTTTGGGGACAGAGATCCCGCCAATAGTATTTTTTAAAGTAAAAAATATAAGTGAGGTAATAGATGGCAGACAACGATATGAAACGATATATAGATTTATCAGTGATAAATTGGTTTTAGAGAAAAAAGGTTTAAAAACTTTAAAATCTTTGGCAGGGAAAAAGTTTTCTGAACTTACTCCTGAAATTAGGGAGACGTTTAAAGAAACAAAAATTCGTACTTTAAATTTTAGCGTGGTAAATGAACCTAATCTTGATGAGGCTAGTGAAGATAAAATAAAGAAAGAAATTTTTAGAAGGTATAATTCGGGTATATCGCCTCTAAAGAAACATGAGATAGATAGGGCTGAATATATAGATGATAGATTAACTATTATTTTGAAAAATGAACTGGAAAATGACCAACTTCTTTTTGAGAATATGAAAATATTATTTCTTCCAAAAAGAAGTGAGAAGATAAGAAAAAGAGACCAAATAAATGTGTTATTGTCAAAAATCAGAACTTTGTTAGTACTTCCCAAATTACCAATGATTAATTATGCGTCTCAAAATTCTAAGAATGAAGTAATACAAGATTTTTATTACTATTTTTTTGATGATGCCAATTATAATGATGAGATAGTAAAAATTAGAGAAATAATATCTCGGATTTTAAAATTAAAAAAATATATAGAAAATCATGGTAAGTTTCATTTTTTCAATTTACAGTTTTACGAAACATGTTATTGGGGAATTAGTGTTTTAGACCAAAACGAGATTAAAATAAATGATATAGACTTGAAAAATTTAGCAGAATTAATTTTTAAAAGTAATGATGATCGATTGATATGGAAAGATATTGAAGAAGAATATCGAGCTATAGAATTAATTTTTGATCCGAATAATACTTATTTTAGACAGAGTATAGTTAGTAGATATACGTTTATGAAAAATTCTTTAGAAATGCTATTTCCTGTGGATTTGGAAATTAATTTGAAGAATAAAGAGTTATTTCCAAAAGTAATAAACTCCAAAGATATTCAAAATGATCAATTTAAAAAATATAAATTGCATAAAGTAGACCCATATTCTGTAACCATTTATGATATATTGGACGATATAAAAAGAAATAAATTTTTAATTAGGCCTGAATATCAGAGGTCGGAAACAGGAAATGCAAATACATCGTCTTATTTGTTGGAAAGTGTATTGCTAGGTATTAAAATACCTCCATTGTTTATCTTCAATAGAAAAGATAAAGTAAAAGAAGTAATTGATGGACAGCAGAGACTATTGACTTTTTTAGGTTTTTTAGGAGAATCATATATTAATGAAAATGGTGAAGAAGAGTTTTCAAAAAAGCATAAGTTCAAATTAAGCAATTTGAAGATTATGAGTGAACTAAACGGGAAAAACATAGATACCATAGATATCAGAGATAGTCTGGTTCAAGCAGAGGAGAGCTATAAAGATAAAATTTTAGATTTTCCATTAAGTGTAGTTGAAATAGATGAGGAACAAAATGAATCATTTGATAAAATCGATTTATTCCTTAGATTGAACACTAAACCATACCCTATTGCAAAAAACAGTTTTGAAATGTGGAATGCCTATATAAGAAAAGATCTCACACAGAAAATAAAATCTATTGCAATAAACTACAAAGAAATAATTTTGAGAAGGTCAAATAAGAGAATGAAAAATGAGGAAATGATTACTTCTTTGGCATATCTAGATTATGAAACAAAGACTAGCTCAGAAGATATTAGTGCATTACTAAACATATATATTCGTAACAATAGAGTTTGTGCAAGAATAAAGGGAAAAGGAAAAATTACTAAATTATTAAAGGAAATAACGGGAACAGAGATAACTGAATTTTTTGAATCAATTAATAGTGTTAATCTATTTTTTGAGAAAGTGGATTATTTGATTGATCATAAGGAGAAGGAGTTTATAAAACTTTTTAGCATCTTAAAAAAAAGTAATAGTTCATTAAGATCGGATCAAAATTTTTATTTTCTCTGGATTATGTTAAGAAATCTTCCTTTAGATAAAATAAAAGAAAACAAACAACAATATTTATCTTTGTTACTAGAGAATAATCAATATTTACAAAATTTTTATTCTGAAGAAATAGGTGATGTAGAACTACTTATAGACAGAATTAGCATGAAATAG
- a CDS encoding (deoxy)nucleoside triphosphate pyrophosphohydrolase — MKKIIRVVGAVIEKNGLILCAQRGIDKSLGGFWEFPGGKIEEGETPQQALEREIKEELLCKVAIKNKIVTAKHEYDFGIVELTTFFCELLSGEPKLTEHESIKWLAVSELNSLEWAPADIPTIDLLVKGV, encoded by the coding sequence ATGAAAAAAATAATTCGAGTGGTTGGCGCTGTTATTGAAAAAAATGGTTTAATCTTATGTGCGCAACGTGGAATAGATAAATCTTTAGGTGGCTTCTGGGAGTTTCCAGGTGGAAAGATTGAAGAAGGAGAAACGCCTCAGCAAGCTCTTGAACGTGAGATTAAAGAGGAGCTGCTTTGCAAAGTGGCTATAAAAAACAAGATTGTTACAGCAAAGCATGAGTACGATTTTGGTATTGTTGAGTTAACGACATTTTTCTGTGAACTGCTTTCTGGCGAACCTAAGTTGACAGAACATGAAAGTATTAAATGGTTGGCTGTTTCTGAATTGAATTCGTTAGAATGGGCGCCAGCAGATATTCCAACAATTGATTTGCTAGTAAAAGGAGTTTAA